The Bryobacteraceae bacterium genome includes a window with the following:
- a CDS encoding epimerase produces MNASSLPAPRVLLTGGAGFIGSHLAEALLRRGAALLILDDLNDYYDPALKRANLDEVRSAGPFEFVQGDICDAPLVEELFARFRPGAVLHLAARAGVRPSLEQPALYQRVNVEGTAVLLEASRRHGVRRFVFASSSSVYGAASRVPFSEDDPVRAPISPYAASKIAGEALCHVYSHLYGMQIACLRFFTVYGPRQRPDLAIRKFAEAIAAGRPIPVFGDGSTGRDYTFIGDIVAGILAAMEFDGAFEVFNLGNSSPVLLRDMIAVLERVLGRKAVIDRQPLQPGDVPITYADISKARRLLGWAPETPLEEGVRRMAEWLGLLPA; encoded by the coding sequence ATGAACGCCTCTTCTCTTCCGGCTCCCCGCGTCCTGCTCACCGGCGGCGCCGGCTTCATCGGCTCGCATCTGGCCGAGGCGCTCCTGCGCCGCGGCGCCGCTCTGCTGATCCTCGATGATCTGAACGATTACTACGATCCTGCGCTGAAGCGGGCCAACCTCGACGAGGTGCGCTCGGCAGGGCCGTTCGAGTTCGTCCAGGGAGACATCTGCGATGCGCCGCTCGTGGAAGAACTCTTCGCCCGCTTCCGGCCCGGCGCGGTCCTGCATCTGGCCGCCCGCGCCGGCGTCCGGCCCTCGCTCGAGCAGCCCGCCCTCTACCAGCGCGTCAACGTCGAAGGCACGGCCGTGCTGCTCGAAGCGTCCCGCCGCCATGGCGTCCGCCGCTTCGTCTTCGCTTCGTCCAGCTCCGTCTACGGCGCCGCCAGCCGCGTGCCGTTTTCCGAAGACGATCCCGTGCGCGCGCCCATTTCCCCGTACGCCGCCTCGAAGATCGCCGGCGAGGCGCTTTGCCACGTCTACTCGCACCTGTACGGGATGCAGATTGCGTGCCTGCGGTTCTTCACCGTCTACGGCCCCCGTCAGCGCCCGGACCTCGCCATCCGGAAGTTCGCCGAAGCGATCGCCGCCGGCAGGCCCATTCCCGTCTTCGGCGACGGCTCCACGGGCAGGGACTATACCTTCATCGGGGACATCGTGGCCGGCATCCTCGCGGCCATGGAGTTCGACGGGGCTTTCGAGGTGTTCAATCTCGGCAACTCCAGCCCCGTGCTTCTCCGCGACATGATCGCCGTGCTGGAACGCGTGCTCGGCCGCAAAGCCGTCATCGACCGCCAGCCCCTGCAGCCCGGGGACGTGCCCATCACTTACGCCGACATCTCCAAAGCCAGACGCCTCCTCGGCTGGGCGCCGGAGACGCCGCTCGAGGAAGGCGTCCGCCGCATGGCGGAGTGGCTCGGGCTGCTGCCTGCGTAA
- a CDS encoding peptidoglycan bridge formation protein FemAB, with protein sequence MSLRVRPALPDDDAAWNSFVDSHPQGTPFHLTAWRDCIRETFGYQPRGLLVEDAGRIQGVLPLFLVSSPLSGRILLSSPFAVYGGALFSREEARLALREGLEDLARAEKVQYVELRNAWDSQCLGYERVRRYVTFTHELAGSEEELLYTIPKKTRNLIRKAVKCGLASRHASDLEPFFRIYFTNLRRLGTPAFPRDHFRRILKAFAGSVYVLEVLHENRPVAVMLTFEYKGAIMPYYGASDREFNHLAPNNFLYWDLMRSGLQRGLRVLDFGRSKNIPEDGVFFFKSQWGSQMRELPYEILLVRRRTLPHISPANPRFSPFLAVWKRLPLWVTNRLGPLLVKWVP encoded by the coding sequence ATGAGCCTCCGCGTCCGGCCCGCGCTTCCCGACGACGATGCCGCCTGGAATTCTTTCGTCGACTCGCACCCTCAAGGCACCCCCTTCCACCTGACCGCCTGGCGCGACTGCATCCGCGAGACCTTTGGCTACCAGCCGCGCGGCCTTCTGGTGGAAGACGCCGGCCGCATTCAGGGCGTTCTGCCCCTGTTCCTCGTCTCCTCGCCTCTGTCCGGACGCATTCTTCTGTCGTCTCCTTTCGCCGTCTACGGCGGCGCGTTGTTCTCGCGCGAAGAAGCCCGGCTCGCACTCAGGGAAGGACTCGAGGATCTCGCCCGCGCAGAGAAGGTCCAGTATGTGGAGCTGCGCAACGCCTGGGACTCGCAGTGCCTCGGCTACGAGCGCGTGCGCCGCTACGTCACCTTCACGCACGAGCTCGCCGGCAGCGAGGAGGAACTCCTCTACACGATCCCCAAAAAGACCCGCAACCTGATCCGCAAGGCGGTCAAGTGCGGCCTCGCGTCGCGCCACGCATCCGATCTGGAGCCGTTTTTCCGCATCTACTTCACCAACCTGCGCAGGCTCGGCACGCCGGCTTTCCCGCGCGATCACTTCCGCCGCATCCTGAAAGCCTTCGCCGGATCGGTCTACGTGCTCGAGGTGCTCCATGAAAACCGCCCCGTGGCCGTCATGCTGACCTTCGAGTACAAGGGCGCCATCATGCCCTACTACGGAGCCTCAGACCGCGAGTTCAACCACCTCGCGCCCAACAATTTCCTCTATTGGGACCTCATGCGCTCCGGACTTCAGCGGGGCTTGCGCGTGCTGGACTTCGGCCGCAGCAAGAACATCCCGGAAGACGGCGTCTTCTTTTTCAAGTCGCAGTGGGGCTCGCAGATGCGCGAGCTCCCCTACGAAATCCTCCTCGTCCGCCGCCGCACTCTGCCCCACATCAGTCCCGCCAATCCGCGCTTCAGCCCGTTTCTCGCCGTCTGGAAGAGGCTCCCCCTTTGGGTGACCAACCGGCTCGGCCCCCTGCTGGTAAAATGGGTTCCCTGA
- a CDS encoding amidotransferase 1, exosortase A system-associated yields the protein MCGIAGFLTRGGVRAEESWARRMGDSLAHRGPDGEGYFVEHNLALAHRRLSIIDLESGAQPMANEDGSLIAVFNGEIYNFLELRPELERQGHVFRTRSDTEVLLHLYEQHGEAMTERLNGMFAFAIWDRRKRELFLARDRFGKKPLYYLADHGPFRFAFASEAKALLALPGVDRSVEPSSVADFLAFSYVPEPRSIFRCIRKLPAGCSMLAGEERLTERRYWRLEFGESRRTWTEAAGEIDRLASDAVRLRLVSDVPLGAFLSGGVDSSAVVAYMARHAPGRVRTFSIGFSVEAYDETRYARMVAARYSTDHQEQTVRPQILEMLDVLGEQFDEPFGDASAIPALYLARMTRQTVTVALSGDGADEIFAGYRRYRHAMIEEKIRRKFPGWFRRTFFRIAGGIYPKFDYLPQIFRAKTVLSNLSRDLADAYYHSMTVFRGAELERILTGEARAALAGYDTLKQYEERFKPYRELAPLHQLQAVDVETYLPGDILVKADRATMAYSLESRSPWLDYRLGELAASLPPEWKISGRNGKFIFKKTVEPLVPGEILWRPKMGFVMPLKEWFRGELRPVFEREVLEGGGELIDRREAARLLEEHVSGVRNRDRWLWNLLVLQRWARRWGGL from the coding sequence ATGTGCGGCATAGCGGGATTCCTGACGCGGGGCGGCGTGCGCGCCGAAGAAAGCTGGGCGCGCCGCATGGGGGACAGCCTTGCGCACCGCGGACCGGACGGCGAAGGGTATTTCGTCGAGCACAATCTGGCCCTCGCCCACCGGCGCCTGAGCATCATCGACCTGGAAAGCGGCGCGCAGCCGATGGCGAACGAGGACGGATCGCTGATCGCCGTCTTCAACGGCGAGATCTACAACTTTCTCGAGCTGCGTCCTGAACTGGAGAGGCAGGGGCACGTCTTCCGCACGCGCAGCGACACGGAAGTGCTGCTGCACCTCTACGAACAGCACGGCGAGGCGATGACGGAACGCCTGAACGGAATGTTCGCCTTCGCCATCTGGGACCGGCGGAAGCGCGAGCTGTTCCTGGCGCGGGACCGGTTCGGCAAGAAGCCGCTGTATTACCTCGCGGATCATGGCCCTTTCCGTTTCGCGTTCGCCAGCGAAGCCAAGGCGCTGCTGGCGCTGCCCGGGGTCGACCGGAGCGTGGAGCCGTCGAGCGTGGCGGATTTCCTCGCATTCAGCTATGTCCCGGAGCCGCGCTCGATCTTCCGCTGCATCCGCAAGCTGCCGGCGGGCTGCTCGATGCTTGCGGGAGAGGAGCGCCTGACGGAACGCCGGTACTGGAGGCTGGAGTTCGGCGAAAGCCGAAGGACGTGGACGGAAGCCGCCGGAGAGATCGATCGTTTGGCCTCCGACGCCGTGCGTCTGAGGCTGGTGAGCGACGTGCCCCTGGGGGCGTTTCTCAGCGGCGGCGTGGATTCCAGCGCGGTGGTGGCCTACATGGCGCGGCACGCGCCCGGGCGCGTGCGGACGTTTTCCATCGGTTTCAGCGTCGAGGCGTACGACGAGACGCGCTACGCGCGGATGGTAGCCGCGCGCTACTCGACGGACCACCAGGAGCAGACGGTCCGCCCGCAGATTCTCGAGATGCTGGACGTTCTGGGGGAGCAGTTCGACGAGCCCTTCGGCGACGCGTCCGCCATTCCGGCGCTGTACCTGGCGCGCATGACGCGGCAGACCGTCACGGTGGCGCTCAGCGGAGACGGGGCGGACGAGATCTTCGCCGGCTACCGCCGCTACCGTCACGCAATGATTGAAGAGAAGATCCGCCGGAAGTTTCCCGGCTGGTTCCGGCGCACGTTTTTCCGCATCGCCGGCGGCATTTATCCGAAATTCGATTATCTGCCGCAGATTTTCCGCGCGAAAACGGTGCTTTCCAATCTGAGCCGGGACCTGGCGGACGCCTATTATCACTCGATGACCGTGTTCCGGGGCGCCGAGCTGGAGCGCATCCTGACGGGCGAAGCCCGCGCTGCGCTGGCGGGCTACGACACGCTCAAACAGTACGAGGAGCGCTTCAAGCCCTACCGGGAGCTGGCGCCGCTTCATCAGCTGCAGGCTGTGGACGTGGAGACCTATCTGCCCGGCGACATCCTGGTGAAAGCCGACCGCGCCACGATGGCGTATTCTCTGGAGAGCCGCTCGCCGTGGCTGGATTACCGCCTGGGCGAGCTGGCCGCGTCGCTGCCCCCGGAGTGGAAAATCTCCGGCCGGAACGGGAAATTCATCTTCAAGAAAACCGTGGAACCGCTGGTGCCCGGCGAGATTTTATGGCGTCCGAAAATGGGGTTCGTGATGCCGCTGAAAGAATGGTTCCGGGGCGAATTGCGTCCGGTGTTCGAGCGCGAGGTGCTGGAAGGCGGCGGCGAACTGATCGACCGGCGCGAGGCGGCGCGGCTGCTGGAGGAGCACGTCTCCGGCGTCCGCAACCGCGACCGCTGGCTGTGGAACCTGCTGGTCCTGCAGAGGTGGGCGCGGCGCTGGGGCGGACTGTAG
- a CDS encoding oxidoreductase, with protein sequence MSQELSRRSFARKAAVLAAPAVLPALGANEVIRMGVIGTGGRGRYLIERSFEGNSGRFTVEAVCDTYAGNLAKGKDVVATRGGRTPRGYVDYRELLAEKEIDAVIIATPEHLHHRMLLDALAAGKHVYVEKPLAHTIEECQDIMKAVAKSKSVVQVGTQNRSNSLYQMAKTMISQGLIGDCHYVRAFWYRNALPNGAAAWRYSIPEDATPENTDWKRFLGPAPERPFNKPRYFQWRLYWDYSSGIATDLMVHQTDITAFVMGKGIPDSVVATGGVYRWTENDDRDVPDTWSVLMDYTRDRFHINYSCYLGNARFGYGEQFLGNEGMIEVISRQTLNFYPESYPGVPDKVKARKELSITIPNNDHLAVEAHIRNWFNAIRGIEKPVAPPQAGYEAAVPGFMSVLSYRENKKVLWDHKADKYRFA encoded by the coding sequence ATGAGCCAGGAACTGTCCCGACGCAGCTTCGCCAGGAAGGCCGCCGTGCTGGCCGCGCCCGCGGTTCTGCCCGCCCTTGGCGCCAATGAAGTGATCCGCATGGGCGTGATCGGCACGGGAGGACGCGGACGCTACCTGATCGAGCGGAGCTTCGAGGGCAACAGCGGCCGCTTCACCGTGGAAGCCGTCTGCGACACCTACGCGGGCAATCTGGCGAAGGGCAAGGACGTGGTGGCCACGCGCGGAGGCAGGACGCCGCGCGGCTACGTCGACTACCGCGAGCTGCTGGCGGAGAAAGAAATCGACGCCGTCATCATCGCCACGCCCGAGCATCTGCACCACCGCATGCTTCTGGACGCGCTGGCGGCGGGCAAGCACGTCTACGTCGAAAAGCCTCTGGCCCACACGATCGAAGAGTGCCAGGACATCATGAAGGCCGTGGCGAAGAGCAAGAGCGTGGTGCAGGTGGGCACGCAGAACCGCTCCAACAGCCTGTACCAGATGGCGAAGACGATGATCTCGCAGGGGCTGATCGGCGACTGCCATTACGTGCGCGCCTTCTGGTACCGCAACGCGCTGCCCAATGGCGCCGCCGCCTGGCGCTACTCGATTCCGGAAGACGCGACGCCGGAGAACACCGACTGGAAGCGGTTCCTCGGTCCGGCGCCGGAGCGGCCCTTCAACAAGCCGCGCTACTTCCAGTGGCGGCTGTACTGGGACTACTCGAGCGGCATCGCCACGGACCTCATGGTGCATCAGACCGACATCACGGCGTTCGTGATGGGCAAAGGCATCCCGGACAGCGTGGTGGCCACGGGGGGCGTGTACCGCTGGACGGAAAACGACGACCGCGATGTGCCGGACACCTGGAGCGTGCTGATGGATTACACGCGCGACCGGTTCCACATCAACTACTCGTGCTACCTGGGCAACGCGCGGTTCGGCTATGGCGAACAGTTCCTGGGCAACGAGGGCATGATCGAAGTGATCAGCCGCCAGACGCTGAATTTCTACCCCGAGTCCTACCCCGGCGTGCCGGACAAGGTGAAGGCGCGCAAGGAGCTGTCGATCACGATTCCGAACAACGACCACCTTGCGGTCGAGGCGCACATCCGGAACTGGTTCAACGCGATCCGCGGCATTGAAAAGCCCGTGGCGCCGCCGCAGGCGGGCTATGAAGCCGCCGTGCCGGGCTTCATGAGCGTGCTCAGCTACAGGGAGAACAAAAAGGTCCTGTGGGACCACAAGGCGGACAAATACCGCTTCGCGTGA
- a CDS encoding cytidylyltransferase — translation MGVLLSRPELLALRRRWRSEGLTVVFTNGCYDILHPGHIRTLERARALGDVLVLALNSDASVRRMKGPARPVVPERERAALAGALEAVDAVTLFDEDTPRELIAELLPDVLVKGSDWSHFVAGREEVEAAGGRVVLLPLEPGYSTTATVEQALARRSSP, via the coding sequence ATGGGAGTCCTTCTCTCGCGGCCTGAGCTGCTCGCCCTGCGCCGCCGGTGGCGCAGCGAGGGGCTGACGGTGGTCTTCACGAACGGCTGCTACGACATCCTTCACCCCGGCCATATCCGCACGCTCGAGCGCGCGCGGGCGCTGGGGGACGTTCTTGTGCTGGCGCTGAACAGCGATGCGAGCGTGCGGAGGATGAAAGGACCCGCGCGGCCGGTGGTGCCGGAACGGGAGCGGGCGGCGCTGGCCGGCGCGCTGGAAGCCGTCGACGCCGTGACGCTGTTCGACGAGGACACGCCGCGCGAGCTGATCGCGGAGCTCCTGCCCGACGTGCTCGTGAAGGGCAGCGACTGGAGCCACTTTGTCGCGGGGCGCGAGGAGGTGGAGGCCGCAGGAGGCAGGGTCGTGCTGCTGCCGCTCGAACCGGGCTATTCGACGACGGCCACCGTGGAGCAGGCGCTGGCCCGGCGGAGTTCGCCATGA
- a CDS encoding glycosyl transferase family 1, whose product MSPDSGAAVPRVLSLSSVFPRPDEPRFGIFVARRLEHLAELAPVEAAVPVPWLEFAGRRPKLPRLHGVKTVQRGALTVHYRRWLYPPGLGFFHPAWMAAQMAPWLGRLRRRFPFNVIDAHFGFPESVAAMRLARRFGVPFTATLRGNELIHARCPRRRAQMQAAFRAAAAVMANSPQLRDLAVELGADPSRTRVIGNGVDTGVFHPRPREEARRRTAMDPSRLHIVSAGWLLLEKGHHLVAGLLPRLHAEGLPADLWILGGAGRGEDARPELARIIARHGLEAHVHMPGAVPPETLADYFSACDVFCLASLREGWPNVVQEALACGAPVVAARVGAVEQILEVPACGEIVPPGDAGALFEALARALRRGFDRGAIARRGAARSWRQVAQEVLDVFQTIVFSSVNRERP is encoded by the coding sequence ATGTCTCCGGACTCGGGCGCGGCCGTCCCCAGGGTGCTCAGCCTCTCCAGCGTGTTTCCGCGCCCGGACGAGCCGCGCTTCGGCATCTTCGTCGCGCGGCGGCTCGAGCACCTGGCGGAACTGGCCCCCGTGGAGGCGGCCGTTCCCGTGCCCTGGCTTGAATTCGCCGGGCGGCGGCCGAAACTGCCGCGCCTGCACGGAGTGAAAACCGTCCAGCGGGGCGCGCTGACGGTTCACTACCGGCGCTGGCTCTATCCGCCCGGGCTCGGGTTCTTCCATCCGGCGTGGATGGCCGCGCAGATGGCCCCGTGGCTGGGCCGCCTGCGCCGCCGATTTCCGTTCAACGTCATCGATGCGCACTTCGGATTTCCCGAAAGCGTGGCGGCGATGCGGCTCGCCCGCCGCTTCGGCGTTCCCTTCACGGCCACGCTGCGCGGCAACGAACTGATTCACGCGCGCTGCCCGCGCCGCCGCGCGCAGATGCAGGCGGCGTTCCGCGCTGCCGCAGCCGTGATGGCCAATTCCCCGCAGCTCCGCGATCTCGCCGTGGAGCTGGGCGCCGATCCGTCCCGCACGCGCGTCATCGGCAATGGCGTCGACACGGGCGTCTTCCATCCGCGGCCCCGCGAAGAGGCCCGCCGGCGCACGGCCATGGATCCGTCCCGCCTTCACATCGTCTCGGCCGGCTGGCTCCTGCTCGAAAAGGGCCACCACCTCGTCGCCGGTTTGCTGCCGCGGCTGCACGCCGAGGGCCTGCCCGCGGATCTCTGGATCCTCGGCGGCGCGGGGCGCGGCGAAGACGCGCGCCCGGAGCTCGCCCGGATCATCGCGCGCCACGGCCTCGAGGCTCATGTCCACATGCCCGGCGCCGTGCCGCCGGAGACGCTGGCCGACTACTTCTCCGCCTGCGACGTCTTCTGCCTGGCCTCGCTGCGGGAGGGCTGGCCCAACGTCGTGCAGGAGGCCCTGGCCTGCGGCGCGCCCGTTGTGGCTGCGCGCGTCGGCGCGGTGGAGCAGATTCTGGAGGTCCCCGCGTGCGGCGAGATCGTCCCGCCCGGCGATGCCGGCGCCCTCTTCGAAGCCCTGGCGCGGGCTCTGCGCCGCGGCTTCGACCGCGGCGCCATCGCCCGGAGGGGCGCGGCCAGAAGCTGGCGGCAGGTTGCACAGGAAGTGCTCGATGTGTTTCAAACAATAGTTTTCTCTTCTGTTAATCGGGAACGCCCATGA